The following proteins are co-located in the Brienomyrus brachyistius isolate T26 unplaced genomic scaffold, BBRACH_0.4 scaffold35, whole genome shotgun sequence genome:
- the LOC125721880 gene encoding nucleolar protein dao-5-like isoform X4, which produces MTMHYVGQNILICTSSDPVHDTAEIPSTQAWEPKLEETEVAVSTDCPPSQDPVHYTAEAPSPQALKPKLEETEVAVSTDCPPSQDPVHDTAETPSTQAWEPKLEETEVAVSTDCPPSPEPVHDTAEAPSPQALEPKLEETEVAMSTDCPPSPEPVYYTAETPSPQALEPEMYEIEVELSSDHEDDQALNLRKRGTAKKPGSQKKQKKHAGVHKTSRNERVLSEDESTDNSEVDVRPPNGRPLGTAIQLLSQKKQKKHAGVHKTSRNKRVLSEGESTDNSEAEEERPSKQRKLGTAKKQGSQKKQKKHAGVHKTSRKERVLSEDESTDNSEAEEERPSKRQKLGTAKKQGSQKKQKKHAGVHKTSRNERVLSEDESTDNSEAEEERPSKQRKLGTAKKQGSQKKQKKHAGVHKTSRNERVLSEDESTDNSEAEEERPSKQRKLGTAKKQGSQKKKKHAGVHKTGRNERVLSEDESTDNSEAEEERPSKQRKLGTAKKQGSQKKQKKHAGVHKTSRNERVLSEDESTDNSEAEEGRPSKRQKLGTAKKQGSQKKKKHAGVHKTGRNERVLSEDESTDNSEAEEERPSKQRKLGTAKKQGSQKKKKHAGVHKTSRNERVLSEDESTDNSEAEEERPSKQRKLGTAKKQGSQKKVHHRSSQEPELQESSRSEEDHENALEWEYQEDIECEGDAEDELILKYRTRNSNNQKAPRRPQQIPRKLFMPTNEIKWSSSPDIAQPYCPATLHKVPGPTKLAVRQVSDIRSAFELFISKSIQKDLLKMTNLEGKRIYRKQWKDMDDVDMHAFYGVLILSSVYKSKREKPRSLWDPKTGRPIFSAVMSWMDFNKCTNCLRFDKWKKECARQQEDELAEIQPVWDKWVEQLPLMYNPGSNVTVDERLIKFKGRCSFKQYMPSKLARYGIKIWAACDAASSYAWNMQICTEKAKDVISKRDQGMRVMFDMTQGLSGHHITCGGFFTSYDLGQKLLKRNMTMVGPILRKKPELPPEISTLKERKVTSSEFLYTANTTLVSYISRKGKNVILMSTLHREGQISDREDKKPEMILHYNATKGGVDNLDRLMACYSCQRKTLRWPHMIFYNMMDISAYNAFVIWLAIQPDWEKSNSNKRWRLFLEELGRELVLPHIQRTERIPRAPAAALVIRRFRVEAAVTTGAGFNPPLPTAAAGGVLEKRCQDCPPWKDATTASVCTTCKRFICVKHRVKLCFGCV; this is translated from the exons ATGACAATGCATTACGTGGGTCAGAACATTCTCATCTGCACATCTTCAGATCCAGTACATGACACGGCTGAAATACCTTCAACACAAGCCTGGGAGCCAAAATTGGAAGAAACTGAG GTTGCCGTGTCGACAGACTGCCCGCCTTCCCAAG ATCCAGTACATTACACTGCCGAAGCACCTTCACCACAAGCCTTGAAGCCAAAATTGGAAGAGACTGAG GTTGCTGTGTCGACAGACTGCCCGCCTTCCCAAG ATCCAGTACATGACACGGCTGAAACACCTTCAACACAAGCCTGGGAGCCAAAATTAGAAGAAACTGAG GTTGCCGTGTCGACAGACTGCCCGCCTTCCCCAG AGCCAGTACATGACACGGCTGAAGCACCTTCACCACAAGCCTTGGAGCCAAAATTGGAAGAGACTGAG GTTGCCATGTCGACAGACTGCCCGCCTTCCCCAG AGCCAGTATATTACACGGCTGAAACACCTTCCCCACAAGCCCTGGAACCGGAAATGTATGAGATTGAG GTGGAGCTGTCCTCAGATCATGAAGATGATCAGGCGTTGAATCTGCGAAAACGGGGCACTGCGAAAAAACCAGGCTCCCAAAAAAAG CAGAAAAAGCATGCTGGAGTGCATAAAACAAGCCGAAACGAGAGAGTCCTCTCAGAGGATGAAAGCACAGACAACTCAGAAGTTGATGTGAGGCCACCGAACGGGCGACCACTGGGCACTGCAATTCAACTCCTCTCCCAAAAAAAG CAGAAAAAGCATGCTGGAGTGCATAAAACAAGCCGAAACAAGAGAGTCCTCTCAGAGGGTGAAAGCACAGACAACTCAGAAGCTGAAGAGGAAAGACCATCAAAACAACGAAAACTGGGCACTGCAAAAAAACAAGGCTCCCAAAAAAAG CAGAAAAAGCATGCTGGAGTGCATAAAACAAGCCGAAAAGAAAGAGTCCTCTCAGAGGATGAAAGCACAGACAACTCAGAAGCTGAAGAGGAAAGACCATCAAAACGACAAAAACTGGGCACTGCAAAAAAACAAGGCTCCCAAAAAAAG CAGAAAAAGCATGCTGGAGTGCATAAAACAAGCCGAAACGAGAGAGTCCTCTCAGAGGATGAAAGCACAGACAACTCAGAAGCTGAAGAGGAAAGACCATCAAAACAACGAAAACTGGGCACTGCAAAAAAACAAGGCTCCCAAAAAAAG CAGAAAAAGCATGCTGGAGTGCATAAAACAAGCCGAAACGAGAGAGTCCTCTCAGAGGATGAAAGCACAGACAACTCAGAAGCTGAAGAGGAAAGACCATCAAAACAACGAAAACTGGGCACTGCAAAAAAACAAGGCTCCCAAAAAAAG AAAAAGCATGCTGGAGTGCATAAAACAGGCCGAAACGAGAGAGTCCTCTCAGAGGATGAAAGCACAGACAACTCAGAAGCTGAAGAGGAAAGACCATCAAAACAACGAAAACTGGGCACTGCAAAAAAACAAGGCTCCCAAAAAAAG CAGAAAAAGCATGCTGGAGTGCATAAAACAAGCCGAAACGAGAGAGTCCTCTCAGAGGATGAAAGCACAGACAACTCAGAAGCTGAAGAGGGAAGGCCATCAAAACGACAAAAACTGGGCACTGCAAAAAAACAAGGCTCCCAAAAAAAG AAAAAGCATGCTGGAGTGCATAAAACAGGCCGAAACGAGAGAGTCCTCTCAGAGGATGAAAGCACAGACAACTCAGAAGCTGAAGAGGAAAGACCATCAAAACAACGAAAACTGGGCACTGCAAAAAAACAAGGCTCCCAAAAAAAG AAAAAGCATGCTGGAGTGCATAAAACAAGCCGAAACGAGAGAGTCCTCTCAGAGGATGAAAGCACAGACAACTCAGAAGCTGAAGAGGAAAGGCCATCAAAACAACGAAAACTGGGCACTGCAAAAAAACAAGGCTCCCAAAAAAAG GTACACCACCGTTCTTCCCAAG AACCAGAATTGCAAGAATCGTCAAGGAGTGAAGAAGACCATGAGAATGCGTTAGAATGGGAGTATCAAGAGGACATTGAATGTGAGGGTGATGCAGAAGATGAACTCATTCTGAAGTACAGAACTCGAAACTCTAACAACCAAAAAGCCCCACGGCGACCCCAGCAGATACCAAGAAAACTATTCATGCCCACTAATGAGATTAAATGGTCATCATCTCCAGATATTGCACAACCTTACTGTCCTGCTACATTACATAAGGTACCCGGGCCCACGAAATTGGCAGTGAGACAGGTCAGTGACATAAGGTCAGCATTTGAACTATTTATTTCCAAGTCAATCCAGAAAGACCTTCTGAAAATGACCAACCTTGAGGGAAAACGCATTTACCGTAAGCAATGGAAAGACATGGATGACGTGGATATGCATGCCTTCTATGGGGTCCTCATCCTCTCAAGTGTCTACAAATCAAAACGTGAGAAACCTAGAAGTCTGTGGGATCCCAAGACAGGAAGACCTATTTTCAGTGCAGTAATGTCATGGATGGACTTCAACAAATGCACAAATTGCTTAAGATTTGACAAGTGGAAAAAAGAATGTGCCAGACAACAGGAGGACGAGTTGGCAGAAATACAACCTGTGTGGGACAAGTGGGTTGAGCAGCTTCCACTTATGTATAATCCAGGATCCAATGTGACTGTGGATGAGCGCCTTATTAAATTTAAAGGCCGTTGCTCATTCAAGCAGTATATGCCGTCCAAACTAGCAAGGTATGGCATAAAAATCTGGGCTGCATGTGATGCTGCTTCATCCTATGCATGGAACATGCAAATCTGCACCGAAAAGGCAAAGGACGTAATCTCAAAGAGAGACCAGGGAATGCGGGTGATGTTCGACATGACGCAGGGCCTCAGCGGCCACCACATCACTTGTGGTGGCTTTTTCACATCATATGACCTGGGGCAAAAACTCCTCAAGCGCAACATGACTATGGTTGGCCCAATATTGCGCAAAAAGCCAGAGCTGCCGCCGGAGATTTCCACACTGAAGGAGAGGAAAGTGACATCCTCAGAGTTTTTATATACAGCCAATACTACTCTGGTGTCGTACATATCACGGAAGGGCAAAAATGTGATACTGATGAGTACACTGCATCGAGAGGGACAGATCAGTGACAGGGAAGACAAGAAACCGGAGATGATTCTGCATTATAATGCCACAAAAGGAGGGGTAGACAATTTAGACAGGTTGATGGCCTGTTACAGCTGCCAACGAAAGACTTTACGGTGGCCCCATATGATCTTTTATAACATGATGGATATATCCGCATACAACGCTTTCGTGATCTGGCTGGCAATACAGCCAGACTGGGAAAAAAGTAACTCCAATAAGCGTTGGAGATTGTTTCTAGAGGAGCTGGGAAGGGAACTTGTGCTTCCTCACATCCAAAGAACAGAGAGGATTCCAAGGGCTCcggcagctgctttggtgataaGAAGGTTTCGAGTGGAGGCTGCTGTAACGACAGGTGCAGGATTCAACCCTCCGCTGCCTACA GCTGCCGCTGGTGGTGTATTGGAGAAACGCTGCCAGGATTGTCCCCCTTGGAAGGACGCAACGACGGCTTCCGTGTGCACCACCTGCAAGAGATTTATCTGTGTGAAGCACAGAGTGAAGCTCTGCTTCGGATGCGTGTAG
- the LOC125721880 gene encoding nucleolar protein dao-5-like isoform X1 — protein MTMHYVGQNILICTSSDPVHDTAEIPSTQAWEPKLEETEVAVSTDCPPSQDPVHYTAEAPSPQALKPKLEETEVAVSTDCPPSQDPVHDTAETPSTQAWEPKLEETEVAVSTDCPPSPEPVHDTAEAPSPQALEPKLEETEVAMSTDCPPSPEPVYYTAETPSPQALEPEMYEIEVELSSDHEDDQALNLRKRGTAKKPGSQKKQKKHAGVHKTSRNERVLSEDESTDNSEVDVRPPNGRPLGTAIQLLSQKKQKKHAGVHKTSRNKRVLSEGESTDNSEAEEERPSKQRKLGTAKKQGSQKKQKKHAGVHKTSRKERVLSEDESTDNSEAEEERPSKRQKLGTAKKQGSQKKQKKHAGVHKTSRNERVLSEDESTDNSEAEEERPSKQRKLGTAKKQGSQKKQKKHAGVHKTSRNERVLSEDESTDNSEAEEERPSKQRKLGTAKKQGSQKKKKHAGVHKTGRNERVLSEDESTDNSEAEEERPSKQRKLGTAKKQGSQKKQKKHAGVHKTSRNERVLSEDESTDNSEAEEGRPSKRQKLGTAKKQGSQKKKKHAGVHKTGRNERVLSEDESTDNSEAEEERPSKQRKLGTAKKQGSQKKQKKHAGVHKTSRNERVLSEDESTDNSEAEEERPSKQRKLGTAKKQGSQKKVHHRSSQEPELQESSRSEEDHENALEWEYQEDIECEGDAEDELILKYRTRNSNNQKAPRRPQQIPRKLFMPTNEIKWSSSPDIAQPYCPATLHKVPGPTKLAVRQVSDIRSAFELFISKSIQKDLLKMTNLEGKRIYRKQWKDMDDVDMHAFYGVLILSSVYKSKREKPRSLWDPKTGRPIFSAVMSWMDFNKCTNCLRFDKWKKECARQQEDELAEIQPVWDKWVEQLPLMYNPGSNVTVDERLIKFKGRCSFKQYMPSKLARYGIKIWAACDAASSYAWNMQICTEKAKDVISKRDQGMRVMFDMTQGLSGHHITCGGFFTSYDLGQKLLKRNMTMVGPILRKKPELPPEISTLKERKVTSSEFLYTANTTLVSYISRKGKNVILMSTLHREGQISDREDKKPEMILHYNATKGGVDNLDRLMACYSCQRKTLRWPHMIFYNMMDISAYNAFVIWLAIQPDWEKSNSNKRWRLFLEELGRELVLPHIQRTERIPRAPAAALVIRRFRVEAAVTTGAGFNPPLPTAAAGGVLEKRCQDCPPWKDATTASVCTTCKRFICVKHRVKLCFGCV, from the exons ATGACAATGCATTACGTGGGTCAGAACATTCTCATCTGCACATCTTCAGATCCAGTACATGACACGGCTGAAATACCTTCAACACAAGCCTGGGAGCCAAAATTGGAAGAAACTGAG GTTGCCGTGTCGACAGACTGCCCGCCTTCCCAAG ATCCAGTACATTACACTGCCGAAGCACCTTCACCACAAGCCTTGAAGCCAAAATTGGAAGAGACTGAG GTTGCTGTGTCGACAGACTGCCCGCCTTCCCAAG ATCCAGTACATGACACGGCTGAAACACCTTCAACACAAGCCTGGGAGCCAAAATTAGAAGAAACTGAG GTTGCCGTGTCGACAGACTGCCCGCCTTCCCCAG AGCCAGTACATGACACGGCTGAAGCACCTTCACCACAAGCCTTGGAGCCAAAATTGGAAGAGACTGAG GTTGCCATGTCGACAGACTGCCCGCCTTCCCCAG AGCCAGTATATTACACGGCTGAAACACCTTCCCCACAAGCCCTGGAACCGGAAATGTATGAGATTGAG GTGGAGCTGTCCTCAGATCATGAAGATGATCAGGCGTTGAATCTGCGAAAACGGGGCACTGCGAAAAAACCAGGCTCCCAAAAAAAG CAGAAAAAGCATGCTGGAGTGCATAAAACAAGCCGAAACGAGAGAGTCCTCTCAGAGGATGAAAGCACAGACAACTCAGAAGTTGATGTGAGGCCACCGAACGGGCGACCACTGGGCACTGCAATTCAACTCCTCTCCCAAAAAAAG CAGAAAAAGCATGCTGGAGTGCATAAAACAAGCCGAAACAAGAGAGTCCTCTCAGAGGGTGAAAGCACAGACAACTCAGAAGCTGAAGAGGAAAGACCATCAAAACAACGAAAACTGGGCACTGCAAAAAAACAAGGCTCCCAAAAAAAG CAGAAAAAGCATGCTGGAGTGCATAAAACAAGCCGAAAAGAAAGAGTCCTCTCAGAGGATGAAAGCACAGACAACTCAGAAGCTGAAGAGGAAAGACCATCAAAACGACAAAAACTGGGCACTGCAAAAAAACAAGGCTCCCAAAAAAAG CAGAAAAAGCATGCTGGAGTGCATAAAACAAGCCGAAACGAGAGAGTCCTCTCAGAGGATGAAAGCACAGACAACTCAGAAGCTGAAGAGGAAAGACCATCAAAACAACGAAAACTGGGCACTGCAAAAAAACAAGGCTCCCAAAAAAAG CAGAAAAAGCATGCTGGAGTGCATAAAACAAGCCGAAACGAGAGAGTCCTCTCAGAGGATGAAAGCACAGACAACTCAGAAGCTGAAGAGGAAAGACCATCAAAACAACGAAAACTGGGCACTGCAAAAAAACAAGGCTCCCAAAAAAAG AAAAAGCATGCTGGAGTGCATAAAACAGGCCGAAACGAGAGAGTCCTCTCAGAGGATGAAAGCACAGACAACTCAGAAGCTGAAGAGGAAAGACCATCAAAACAACGAAAACTGGGCACTGCAAAAAAACAAGGCTCCCAAAAAAAG CAGAAAAAGCATGCTGGAGTGCATAAAACAAGCCGAAACGAGAGAGTCCTCTCAGAGGATGAAAGCACAGACAACTCAGAAGCTGAAGAGGGAAGGCCATCAAAACGACAAAAACTGGGCACTGCAAAAAAACAAGGCTCCCAAAAAAAG AAAAAGCATGCTGGAGTGCATAAAACAGGCCGAAACGAGAGAGTCCTCTCAGAGGATGAAAGCACAGACAACTCAGAAGCTGAAGAGGAAAGACCATCAAAACAACGAAAACTGGGCACTGCAAAAAAACAAGGCTCCCAAAAAAAG CAGAAAAAGCATGCTGGAGTGCATAAAACAAGCCGAAACGAGAGAGTCCTCTCAGAGGATGAAAGCACAGACAACTCAGAAGCTGAAGAGGAAAGGCCATCAAAACAACGAAAACTGGGCACTGCAAAAAAACAAGGCTCCCAAAAAAAG GTACACCACCGTTCTTCCCAAG AACCAGAATTGCAAGAATCGTCAAGGAGTGAAGAAGACCATGAGAATGCGTTAGAATGGGAGTATCAAGAGGACATTGAATGTGAGGGTGATGCAGAAGATGAACTCATTCTGAAGTACAGAACTCGAAACTCTAACAACCAAAAAGCCCCACGGCGACCCCAGCAGATACCAAGAAAACTATTCATGCCCACTAATGAGATTAAATGGTCATCATCTCCAGATATTGCACAACCTTACTGTCCTGCTACATTACATAAGGTACCCGGGCCCACGAAATTGGCAGTGAGACAGGTCAGTGACATAAGGTCAGCATTTGAACTATTTATTTCCAAGTCAATCCAGAAAGACCTTCTGAAAATGACCAACCTTGAGGGAAAACGCATTTACCGTAAGCAATGGAAAGACATGGATGACGTGGATATGCATGCCTTCTATGGGGTCCTCATCCTCTCAAGTGTCTACAAATCAAAACGTGAGAAACCTAGAAGTCTGTGGGATCCCAAGACAGGAAGACCTATTTTCAGTGCAGTAATGTCATGGATGGACTTCAACAAATGCACAAATTGCTTAAGATTTGACAAGTGGAAAAAAGAATGTGCCAGACAACAGGAGGACGAGTTGGCAGAAATACAACCTGTGTGGGACAAGTGGGTTGAGCAGCTTCCACTTATGTATAATCCAGGATCCAATGTGACTGTGGATGAGCGCCTTATTAAATTTAAAGGCCGTTGCTCATTCAAGCAGTATATGCCGTCCAAACTAGCAAGGTATGGCATAAAAATCTGGGCTGCATGTGATGCTGCTTCATCCTATGCATGGAACATGCAAATCTGCACCGAAAAGGCAAAGGACGTAATCTCAAAGAGAGACCAGGGAATGCGGGTGATGTTCGACATGACGCAGGGCCTCAGCGGCCACCACATCACTTGTGGTGGCTTTTTCACATCATATGACCTGGGGCAAAAACTCCTCAAGCGCAACATGACTATGGTTGGCCCAATATTGCGCAAAAAGCCAGAGCTGCCGCCGGAGATTTCCACACTGAAGGAGAGGAAAGTGACATCCTCAGAGTTTTTATATACAGCCAATACTACTCTGGTGTCGTACATATCACGGAAGGGCAAAAATGTGATACTGATGAGTACACTGCATCGAGAGGGACAGATCAGTGACAGGGAAGACAAGAAACCGGAGATGATTCTGCATTATAATGCCACAAAAGGAGGGGTAGACAATTTAGACAGGTTGATGGCCTGTTACAGCTGCCAACGAAAGACTTTACGGTGGCCCCATATGATCTTTTATAACATGATGGATATATCCGCATACAACGCTTTCGTGATCTGGCTGGCAATACAGCCAGACTGGGAAAAAAGTAACTCCAATAAGCGTTGGAGATTGTTTCTAGAGGAGCTGGGAAGGGAACTTGTGCTTCCTCACATCCAAAGAACAGAGAGGATTCCAAGGGCTCcggcagctgctttggtgataaGAAGGTTTCGAGTGGAGGCTGCTGTAACGACAGGTGCAGGATTCAACCCTCCGCTGCCTACA GCTGCCGCTGGTGGTGTATTGGAGAAACGCTGCCAGGATTGTCCCCCTTGGAAGGACGCAACGACGGCTTCCGTGTGCACCACCTGCAAGAGATTTATCTGTGTGAAGCACAGAGTGAAGCTCTGCTTCGGATGCGTGTAG
- the LOC125721880 gene encoding piggyBac transposable element-derived protein 4-like isoform X50 gives MTMHYVGQNILICTSSDPVHDTAEIPSTQAWEPKLEETEVAVSTDCPPSQDPVHYTAEAPSPQALKPKLEETEVAVSTDCPPSQDPVHDTAETPSTQAWEPKLEETEVAVSTDCPPSPEPVHDTAEAPSPQALEPKLEETEVAMSTDCPPSPEPVYYTAETPSPQALEPEMYEIEVELSSDHEDDQALNLRKRGTAKKPGSQKKQKKHAGVHKTSRNERVLSEDESTDNSEVDVRPPNGRPLGTAIQLLSQKKQKKHAGVHKTSRNKRVLSEGESTDNSEAEEERPSKQRKLGTAKKQGSQKKQKKHAGVHKTSRNERVLSEDESTDNSEAEEERPSKQRKLGTAKKQGSQKKVHHRSSQEPELQESSRSEEDHENALEWEYQEDIECEGDAEDELILKYRTRNSNNQKAPRRPQQIPRKLFMPTNEIKWSSSPDIAQPYCPATLHKVPGPTKLAVRQVSDIRSAFELFISKSIQKDLLKMTNLEGKRIYRKQWKDMDDVDMHAFYGVLILSSVYKSKREKPRSLWDPKTGRPIFSAVMSWMDFNKCTNCLRFDKWKKECARQQEDELAEIQPVWDKWVEQLPLMYNPGSNVTVDERLIKFKGRCSFKQYMPSKLARYGIKIWAACDAASSYAWNMQICTEKAKDVISKRDQGMRVMFDMTQGLSGHHITCGGFFTSYDLGQKLLKRNMTMVGPILRKKPELPPEISTLKERKVTSSEFLYTANTTLVSYISRKGKNVILMSTLHREGQISDREDKKPEMILHYNATKGGVDNLDRLMACYSCQRKTLRWPHMIFYNMMDISAYNAFVIWLAIQPDWEKSNSNKRWRLFLEELGRELVLPHIQRTERIPRAPAAALVIRRFRVEAAVTTGAGFNPPLPTAAAGGVLEKRCQDCPPWKDATTASVCTTCKRFICVKHRVKLCFGCV, from the exons ATGACAATGCATTACGTGGGTCAGAACATTCTCATCTGCACATCTTCAGATCCAGTACATGACACGGCTGAAATACCTTCAACACAAGCCTGGGAGCCAAAATTGGAAGAAACTGAG GTTGCCGTGTCGACAGACTGCCCGCCTTCCCAAG ATCCAGTACATTACACTGCCGAAGCACCTTCACCACAAGCCTTGAAGCCAAAATTGGAAGAGACTGAG GTTGCTGTGTCGACAGACTGCCCGCCTTCCCAAG ATCCAGTACATGACACGGCTGAAACACCTTCAACACAAGCCTGGGAGCCAAAATTAGAAGAAACTGAG GTTGCCGTGTCGACAGACTGCCCGCCTTCCCCAG AGCCAGTACATGACACGGCTGAAGCACCTTCACCACAAGCCTTGGAGCCAAAATTGGAAGAGACTGAG GTTGCCATGTCGACAGACTGCCCGCCTTCCCCAG AGCCAGTATATTACACGGCTGAAACACCTTCCCCACAAGCCCTGGAACCGGAAATGTATGAGATTGAG GTGGAGCTGTCCTCAGATCATGAAGATGATCAGGCGTTGAATCTGCGAAAACGGGGCACTGCGAAAAAACCAGGCTCCCAAAAAAAG CAGAAAAAGCATGCTGGAGTGCATAAAACAAGCCGAAACGAGAGAGTCCTCTCAGAGGATGAAAGCACAGACAACTCAGAAGTTGATGTGAGGCCACCGAACGGGCGACCACTGGGCACTGCAATTCAACTCCTCTCCCAAAAAAAG CAGAAAAAGCATGCTGGAGTGCATAAAACAAGCCGAAACAAGAGAGTCCTCTCAGAGGGTGAAAGCACAGACAACTCAGAAGCTGAAGAGGAAAGACCATCAAAACAACGAAAACTGGGCACTGCAAAAAAACAAGGCTCCCAAAAAAAG CAGAAAAAGCATGCTGGAGTGCATAAAACAAGCCGAAACGAGAGAGTCCTCTCAGAGGATGAAAGCACAGACAACTCAGAAGCTGAAGAGGAAAGGCCATCAAAACAACGAAAACTGGGCACTGCAAAAAAACAAGGCTCCCAAAAAAAG GTACACCACCGTTCTTCCCAAG AACCAGAATTGCAAGAATCGTCAAGGAGTGAAGAAGACCATGAGAATGCGTTAGAATGGGAGTATCAAGAGGACATTGAATGTGAGGGTGATGCAGAAGATGAACTCATTCTGAAGTACAGAACTCGAAACTCTAACAACCAAAAAGCCCCACGGCGACCCCAGCAGATACCAAGAAAACTATTCATGCCCACTAATGAGATTAAATGGTCATCATCTCCAGATATTGCACAACCTTACTGTCCTGCTACATTACATAAGGTACCCGGGCCCACGAAATTGGCAGTGAGACAGGTCAGTGACATAAGGTCAGCATTTGAACTATTTATTTCCAAGTCAATCCAGAAAGACCTTCTGAAAATGACCAACCTTGAGGGAAAACGCATTTACCGTAAGCAATGGAAAGACATGGATGACGTGGATATGCATGCCTTCTATGGGGTCCTCATCCTCTCAAGTGTCTACAAATCAAAACGTGAGAAACCTAGAAGTCTGTGGGATCCCAAGACAGGAAGACCTATTTTCAGTGCAGTAATGTCATGGATGGACTTCAACAAATGCACAAATTGCTTAAGATTTGACAAGTGGAAAAAAGAATGTGCCAGACAACAGGAGGACGAGTTGGCAGAAATACAACCTGTGTGGGACAAGTGGGTTGAGCAGCTTCCACTTATGTATAATCCAGGATCCAATGTGACTGTGGATGAGCGCCTTATTAAATTTAAAGGCCGTTGCTCATTCAAGCAGTATATGCCGTCCAAACTAGCAAGGTATGGCATAAAAATCTGGGCTGCATGTGATGCTGCTTCATCCTATGCATGGAACATGCAAATCTGCACCGAAAAGGCAAAGGACGTAATCTCAAAGAGAGACCAGGGAATGCGGGTGATGTTCGACATGACGCAGGGCCTCAGCGGCCACCACATCACTTGTGGTGGCTTTTTCACATCATATGACCTGGGGCAAAAACTCCTCAAGCGCAACATGACTATGGTTGGCCCAATATTGCGCAAAAAGCCAGAGCTGCCGCCGGAGATTTCCACACTGAAGGAGAGGAAAGTGACATCCTCAGAGTTTTTATATACAGCCAATACTACTCTGGTGTCGTACATATCACGGAAGGGCAAAAATGTGATACTGATGAGTACACTGCATCGAGAGGGACAGATCAGTGACAGGGAAGACAAGAAACCGGAGATGATTCTGCATTATAATGCCACAAAAGGAGGGGTAGACAATTTAGACAGGTTGATGGCCTGTTACAGCTGCCAACGAAAGACTTTACGGTGGCCCCATATGATCTTTTATAACATGATGGATATATCCGCATACAACGCTTTCGTGATCTGGCTGGCAATACAGCCAGACTGGGAAAAAAGTAACTCCAATAAGCGTTGGAGATTGTTTCTAGAGGAGCTGGGAAGGGAACTTGTGCTTCCTCACATCCAAAGAACAGAGAGGATTCCAAGGGCTCcggcagctgctttggtgataaGAAGGTTTCGAGTGGAGGCTGCTGTAACGACAGGTGCAGGATTCAACCCTCCGCTGCCTACA GCTGCCGCTGGTGGTGTATTGGAGAAACGCTGCCAGGATTGTCCCCCTTGGAAGGACGCAACGACGGCTTCCGTGTGCACCACCTGCAAGAGATTTATCTGTGTGAAGCACAGAGTGAAGCTCTGCTTCGGATGCGTGTAG